The following proteins come from a genomic window of Paenibacillus sp. CAA11:
- the essC gene encoding type VII secretion protein EssC, with the protein MSHIFQRSPRIRGQIKEKALLVPEPPQMMPRPRISAASYAAPSVLVLIGAGLWGVGQIGKPLFWNQQGLGVTLFCLGLIFVIGLPFVKLRRQNRLYLEDAEHRERTYLDNLKQLEDELQRYQEEQLASLLEVHADPERCMAVVRRRSPSLWERSTQDDDYLHIRLGTGSITSASKLILPKGPWSNETLRKQVEDMAASYETISPAPIAVPIKQAGVIGIVGSRADVLQMVRSMLIQLTTRHAPDEVELSVFFTKSEREEWSWMRWLPHIWDAKQDHRRIADEDQLDALAEDLCRQLASSEPNRKAVDRVVVISEAKALQSDLLYRLLIDNAEHGRVIPVVLADAVDKLPRECGLILECAEGMETYTFKRSGAGIEVGSFRMDEVTSEQADRFARVMAPIRLKRSDEAELPGFLTLFDLLKAGRVEELKSVERWQHNRYPTRLPVTLGYRKGGKPFVLNLHDRLDAEGHGPHGLIAGTTGSGKSGLLQSLVAVIAANYHPHDAAFLMIDYKGGGMSGPLRHLPHVIGSLTNLDGRMVARAKTALRAELIRRQKLLQEAGYFEHIDDYYQSGAALGPLPHLFVIVDEFAELKRDYPDFIDELVSVASIGRTLGLHLILSTQKPAGVVDDKIWSNARFRICLRVEEEADSRDMLKAPHAAHITIPGRGYVQIGSGALEEVQFAWSGAKCPEISLQGQAEWTLYRVLLSGEREPWTLPNKETASAEAGSQQMIRQVEAVALYVSNLAEQEEVHRLEGLWLPPLPERISPSQMESVPPASGLSACVGLVDNPAGQRRFPLEVALDQGNFALYGIPGSGKTTFVQSMLMSLSSRYSRGEWCGYVIDMGRNLDNYADLPQIADLLTPDDEERLSRLFKFLKRTVEQRKQQWTSAGVKTLEAYRESTGKLLPYLLVIIDDYYAFRSRHPQLQEPLDELLREGMGSGIRFVLTASRLADISEKTRTGISDACALALADPGDYYHIVGTVVKPGETVRGRGLIKGLPPLEFQTVLPVDEDGTSDTLASLQAAIAKLQEQWEGPKYNRIPTLPDKIALRSLMPIGEMPDVRPQEVPVPLGLYTEDLSPFYFQLDNGPHFVVGAPMAGGKTSFLQSVILSLAWRISPDRLRIFTLDSRERGAGSEGLGLLTGLPHVTASASGPGGAAELITRLEEELRTAADQEPSRIHLLVIDDADLLAKRLQDFAVKDRLAALLRESRERGLYSVLSGIPRDFPTFGVDWFTEAMACQAGFLLGTRDPADLSVFRIPITESSAGSGELPVLEPGQGYYVDRRLERIKTACPFDRIWTPDMWMTKIRDHWTVTVQKEVTEC; encoded by the coding sequence TTCTGGAGGTCCATGCCGATCCAGAACGTTGTATGGCGGTTGTAAGACGCCGTTCTCCATCGTTGTGGGAGCGGTCAACCCAGGACGATGATTATTTGCATATTCGGCTAGGCACGGGAAGTATAACATCTGCTAGTAAGCTGATTCTTCCTAAGGGGCCATGGAGTAATGAGACCCTTCGCAAGCAAGTTGAAGACATGGCTGCTAGCTATGAGACGATTTCTCCGGCGCCAATTGCGGTTCCTATAAAGCAGGCAGGCGTAATAGGAATCGTAGGAAGCCGTGCGGATGTGCTGCAGATGGTTAGATCCATGTTGATTCAGCTGACAACCAGGCATGCGCCTGATGAAGTTGAGCTGAGTGTCTTCTTCACAAAATCCGAACGGGAAGAGTGGAGCTGGATGCGTTGGCTTCCCCATATATGGGACGCGAAGCAAGACCATAGACGCATAGCTGATGAAGATCAGCTGGATGCACTCGCAGAGGACCTCTGTCGGCAACTGGCTTCTTCGGAACCGAATCGGAAAGCGGTGGACCGAGTTGTCGTTATTTCAGAAGCCAAGGCGCTTCAGAGCGATCTATTGTATCGTCTGCTCATAGATAACGCAGAGCATGGACGAGTCATTCCAGTTGTTCTGGCAGACGCCGTAGACAAGCTGCCCCGTGAATGCGGCTTAATTTTGGAATGCGCCGAAGGTATGGAAACCTATACTTTTAAGCGTTCTGGAGCGGGCATCGAAGTGGGATCTTTCCGGATGGATGAGGTAACAAGCGAGCAAGCGGATCGTTTTGCACGGGTGATGGCCCCTATTCGGCTTAAGCGCAGTGATGAGGCGGAGCTGCCGGGATTTCTTACGCTGTTCGACCTTCTTAAGGCCGGCAGAGTGGAGGAACTGAAGTCTGTAGAGCGATGGCAGCATAATCGCTATCCTACCCGCCTGCCCGTGACATTGGGTTATCGTAAAGGCGGTAAGCCTTTTGTGCTGAATCTGCATGATCGGCTGGATGCCGAGGGACATGGTCCACATGGTCTGATTGCTGGCACTACAGGCTCAGGTAAGAGCGGGTTGCTGCAAAGTCTGGTTGCCGTAATCGCTGCGAATTATCACCCGCATGATGCAGCCTTTCTAATGATCGATTATAAGGGAGGGGGCATGTCGGGGCCGCTGCGTCATTTGCCGCATGTTATCGGCTCGCTGACAAATCTTGATGGTAGGATGGTGGCTAGAGCTAAGACAGCGCTTAGAGCAGAGCTGATCAGACGGCAGAAGCTTCTTCAGGAAGCAGGCTATTTTGAACATATTGATGATTACTACCAGTCTGGTGCTGCACTTGGACCACTGCCGCATCTATTTGTCATCGTGGATGAATTCGCTGAGCTAAAGCGCGATTACCCTGATTTCATTGATGAACTGGTCAGTGTGGCCTCGATTGGCAGAACACTGGGGCTTCATTTAATTCTCTCCACTCAAAAGCCCGCGGGTGTTGTGGATGATAAAATATGGAGCAATGCCAGATTTCGGATCTGTCTTCGGGTTGAAGAGGAAGCGGACAGCCGTGATATGTTAAAAGCTCCTCATGCCGCTCATATTACCATCCCCGGAAGGGGTTATGTCCAGATTGGCTCCGGTGCTCTAGAAGAAGTACAATTCGCATGGAGCGGAGCTAAATGTCCTGAAATTTCATTACAAGGGCAAGCAGAATGGACGCTTTACCGCGTGCTTCTCTCCGGGGAGAGAGAGCCTTGGACCTTGCCTAACAAGGAGACAGCTTCAGCTGAAGCAGGATCGCAGCAGATGATCCGGCAGGTGGAGGCTGTGGCCTTATATGTCTCAAACCTTGCGGAACAGGAGGAGGTTCACCGACTTGAGGGCCTCTGGCTTCCTCCGCTTCCGGAGCGTATTAGTCCATCACAAATGGAGTCTGTTCCTCCTGCCTCGGGACTTAGCGCATGTGTCGGATTGGTTGATAATCCTGCCGGACAGCGGCGGTTTCCGCTGGAGGTTGCTCTTGACCAAGGAAATTTTGCGCTATATGGTATTCCGGGCTCAGGCAAGACGACTTTTGTACAATCCATGCTGATGTCGCTGTCATCCAGGTACAGCCGAGGCGAATGGTGCGGATATGTGATTGACATGGGCAGAAATCTGGACAATTACGCTGATCTGCCGCAAATTGCAGACCTCTTGACTCCAGACGATGAGGAGAGACTCAGCAGGTTGTTCAAGTTTCTGAAGAGAACGGTTGAGCAGCGTAAGCAGCAGTGGACTTCCGCTGGCGTTAAGACGCTTGAAGCCTATCGGGAGAGCACGGGGAAGCTGCTGCCTTATTTGCTTGTGATCATTGATGACTACTACGCCTTCCGAAGCAGGCACCCTCAATTGCAAGAGCCATTGGATGAGTTGCTCCGGGAAGGGATGGGCTCAGGCATTCGCTTTGTACTGACGGCTTCCAGATTGGCTGATATTTCCGAGAAGACCCGTACCGGTATTTCAGACGCCTGCGCGCTTGCACTTGCCGATCCGGGAGACTACTACCATATTGTAGGAACCGTGGTTAAGCCAGGTGAGACTGTAAGAGGGCGCGGACTGATTAAAGGCCTTCCTCCCCTTGAGTTCCAAACTGTGCTCCCAGTGGATGAAGACGGCACAAGCGACACACTTGCTTCACTACAAGCAGCCATTGCAAAGCTTCAAGAACAATGGGAGGGGCCGAAATATAACCGGATCCCTACGCTGCCGGATAAGATTGCTTTAAGAAGCCTTATGCCGATCGGCGAAATGCCAGATGTGAGGCCGCAAGAGGTTCCGGTTCCGTTGGGACTGTATACGGAGGATTTGTCTCCTTTTTATTTCCAGCTGGATAACGGTCCTCACTTTGTCGTTGGGGCTCCTATGGCGGGAGGGAAAACCTCCTTTTTGCAGAGTGTGATTCTATCTTTAGCTTGGCGTATTTCTCCTGATCGTCTGCGCATCTTCACCTTGGATTCACGCGAGCGGGGTGCAGGGAGTGAAGGCTTGGGCCTGTTGACAGGACTGCCCCATGTGACAGCTTCTGCATCGGGACCCGGCGGGGCTGCAGAATTAATCACTCGTCTTGAAGAGGAGCTGAGAACCGCAGCAGATCAGGAGCCAAGCCGGATACATTTGCTCGTTATAGATGATGCGGACCTGCTGGCCAAAAGACTGCAGGACTTTGCAGTAAAGGACCGGCTGGCTGCTCTTCTTAGAGAGTCTAGAGAGCGAGGACTGTATAGTGTTCTCTCCGGAATTCCTCGGGACTTTCCGACCTTCGGCGTAGATTGGTTTACGGAAGCTATGGCCTGCCAAGCCGGATTTTTATTGGGAACCCGTGATCCTGCAGATCTGTCGGTTTTCAGGATTCCAATTACGGAGTCATCGGCAGGAAGCGGCGAGCTTCCAGTGCTTGAACCTGGTCAGGGATATTATGTGGACCGGAGACTAGAGCGTATCAAAACGGCATGCCCCTTTGATCGGATTTGGACGCCGGATATGTGGATGACGAAGATTCGCGATCATTGGACAGTTACCGTACAAAAGGAGGTGACGGAATGCTGA